One Octopus sinensis linkage group LG11, ASM634580v1, whole genome shotgun sequence genomic window carries:
- the LOC118765378 gene encoding uncharacterized protein LOC118765378 — translation MVHFEIERHNDNTLEKCQVQLNGIKESFHSVLPNFRGFVKSITYKLHEIFNEHLFLFKMKQKRIGKSNTKQETEENFENVVRKPSKKLERTSLLLSPITFVRSLISSKKNEDDLMDETQADQIEICMEPTVKNKAGSSLITNAMADCLISDSPNLNTDERERLRALPSEAINALFSHSTSRERAYFIVTLLSVAFTFDDIMPPEQFGRNCSMTTTLFAPGTIFILTFVNWVFSIITLLS, via the coding sequence atgGTTCACTTCGAAATAGAAAGACATAATGACAACACACTGGAGAAGTGTCAGGTTCAGCTGAATGGAATAAAAGAAAGTTTCCATAGTGTCTTACCAAATTTCCGAGGTTTTGTGAAATCTATAACTTATAAATTACATGAAATTTTCAATGAACacttatttttattcaaaatgaAGCAGAAACGTATTGGAAAAAGTAACACCAaacaagaaacagaagaaaattttgaaaatgttgtgAGAAAGCCATCGAAAAAACTCGAACGGACATCATTGTTACTATCTCCCATTACTTTCGTCCGTTCACTGATATCTTCAAAAAAGAATGAAGATGATTTAATGGATGAAACACAAGCAGACCAAATTGAAATTTGTATGGAACCAACGGTTAAAAATAAAGCTGGATCATCCTTAATAACCAACGCAATGGCAGACTGTTTAATTAGTGATAGTCCTAACCTGAATACTGATGAACGCGAACGCTTACGAGCGTTACCGAGTGAAGCGATCAACGCGTTATTTTCCCATTCAACTTCAAGGGAGAGAGCTTATTTTATTGTGACTCTCCTATCGGTGGCCTTCACCTTCGACGATATAATGCCACCAGAGCAATTTGGTCGAAATTGTTCGATGACAACGACATTGTTTGCACCAGGAACTATATTCATTCTGACATTTGTTAACTGGGTTTTCAGCATCATCACATT